Proteins found in one Fulvitalea axinellae genomic segment:
- a CDS encoding LPP20 family lipoprotein, producing the protein MKQSVQLYLACAVLSVFMAACAASKPTIDLESLPEWVKSKPTQPGYFTGVGRANKVGTVEQYTAEARRQALSDMAQEISVNISTQSVMYRFDAGENGSSEFFQDMVRTSSNDYLEGFQATDNFETETYYWVYYRIPKDEYYRRKAERKRKAMERAELPYQEAVTAENSSDYKTTLKKSAQILEALKGYLSEETATEIDGKKTDLAREALDIIERSASAIKIKFQSNEINVNRGNTLPKSPSFTVLDASGEPISDFPVKIEYSAGYLSQSKAVSGTDGKIVLDKFRADSKKPKEFVTVTSDWEKLTRSSTRDIFVRGIFRRFKPTEYRCTINIKQPLVYVSADKSYETLKRSLNHQLEKRSIRATTKKSGASHRLEIKSERKKQGDEIVIQVKGTLTDAKGKRIFSKTFEKRMFDYSLPDKSDGAVYDKVKPEYERKLIRPMLDKILGR; encoded by the coding sequence ATGAAACAAAGCGTACAGTTATACCTCGCCTGCGCCGTCCTTTCCGTTTTTATGGCCGCATGCGCCGCCAGCAAACCCACTATAGATTTGGAAAGCCTGCCGGAATGGGTGAAATCCAAACCAACACAACCAGGATACTTCACCGGAGTCGGTCGAGCCAATAAAGTGGGGACCGTGGAACAATATACCGCCGAAGCCCGCCGACAGGCGCTCAGCGATATGGCGCAGGAAATTTCCGTAAACATTTCCACACAATCCGTGATGTATCGCTTCGATGCCGGGGAAAACGGTTCTTCGGAATTCTTCCAAGATATGGTTCGCACCAGTTCAAACGATTATCTGGAAGGCTTTCAGGCTACCGATAATTTTGAAACCGAGACTTACTATTGGGTCTATTACCGAATTCCAAAAGACGAATATTACCGACGAAAAGCCGAGCGCAAACGCAAAGCCATGGAACGGGCGGAACTCCCCTACCAAGAGGCCGTAACAGCCGAAAACAGTTCGGACTATAAAACGACACTAAAGAAATCGGCGCAGATACTGGAAGCGCTCAAGGGCTACCTTTCGGAAGAGACTGCTACGGAAATAGACGGCAAGAAAACCGACTTGGCCCGAGAGGCCCTCGATATAATCGAACGCTCCGCCTCCGCCATCAAGATCAAGTTCCAAAGTAATGAGATCAACGTCAACCGAGGCAATACGCTCCCAAAATCGCCAAGCTTCACTGTCTTGGACGCTTCCGGTGAGCCTATTTCCGATTTTCCTGTAAAAATAGAATACAGCGCCGGCTACCTTAGCCAATCCAAAGCCGTTTCGGGCACGGACGGGAAAATCGTTTTGGATAAATTCAGGGCAGATTCCAAAAAGCCGAAAGAGTTTGTGACCGTAACCAGTGACTGGGAAAAGCTGACCAGAAGTTCCACCCGAGATATTTTTGTACGAGGAATATTCAGAAGGTTCAAACCGACAGAATACCGCTGTACGATCAATATTAAACAACCGCTCGTTTACGTTTCCGCCGACAAATCTTACGAAACGCTGAAAAGAAGCCTCAATCATCAGCTGGAAAAAAGATCGATACGGGCCACCACAAAAAAATCCGGCGCATCGCACAGGCTGGAAATCAAATCGGAGAGAAAAAAACAGGGCGACGAAATCGTTATCCAGGTCAAGGGAACACTTACCGACGCCAAAGGTAAGCGGATTTTCTCCAAAACATTCGAAAAACGGATGTTTGACTACAGCCTTCCAGACAAATCGGACGGCGCCGTATACGACAAAGTAAAACCCGAATACGAAAGAAAACTGATTCGCCCGATGCTGGATAAAATCTTGGGACGATAA
- a CDS encoding sporulation protein, with product MSFFKKVMASVGVGATKIDAVLDTDRVCAGDSLSGVLHMYGGNIDQEVESVTLKFLTEMRVENDSDREDAPEKVTRRLELARYKISDKITVTSEEHIEIPFHLDVPVDMPVSLGEVRSWVRTEADVSFALDPKDDDAIEVMPHPVQGAFMNALDDLGFRIREIEFERKPRNWAGNIPFIQEFEFFPVSGQFRGKIDELEVAFVPCHEHIRIYMELDRRTGWLGEMLGMDESNLYLDIPMDADMSDASEVRSIISDFLSSKL from the coding sequence ATGTCTTTTTTTAAGAAAGTGATGGCGAGTGTCGGAGTTGGTGCGACCAAAATCGATGCGGTGCTGGATACTGATAGAGTGTGTGCGGGAGATAGCCTGAGCGGCGTGTTGCACATGTATGGCGGAAATATTGACCAAGAGGTGGAATCCGTAACGCTGAAGTTTTTGACGGAAATGAGAGTCGAAAACGACAGCGACAGGGAAGACGCGCCCGAAAAGGTTACGAGGCGACTGGAATTGGCGAGATATAAAATCAGCGATAAAATAACCGTAACATCGGAAGAGCATATCGAGATTCCGTTTCACTTGGACGTGCCGGTAGATATGCCCGTTTCTTTGGGCGAAGTCAGGTCGTGGGTTCGTACCGAGGCCGACGTGAGTTTCGCTTTGGACCCAAAGGATGATGACGCGATAGAGGTAATGCCGCATCCGGTGCAAGGGGCTTTTATGAACGCTTTGGACGATCTGGGCTTCCGTATCCGAGAGATTGAATTTGAGCGTAAACCGAGAAATTGGGCGGGAAATATTCCCTTTATTCAGGAATTCGAGTTCTTTCCGGTTAGCGGACAGTTCCGAGGAAAAATTGACGAACTGGAAGTGGCTTTTGTGCCTTGCCACGAGCATATCCGGATTTATATGGAGCTGGACAGGCGCACGGGTTGGTTGGGCGAGATGTTGGGGATGGATGAGAGTAATCTCTATCTGGATATCCCGATGGACGCCGATATGTCTGACGCGTCGGAAGTGCGGTCAATAATATCTGACTTTTTGTCTTCGAAGCTCTAA
- a CDS encoding serine hydrolase → MKKKLTRGVLIAVLIIGGVLLLSPEYFRRALIYTTADITDYKLFDNRVVKTGKPEPWAKDAAYNSFKISEEHRKAIEKLDPVAFFVLQNQKVRYEEYWDGYGPESLSNSFSMAKSIVSLLVGIAVDEGKIKSLDQAVGDFVPAFAEGENAKLKIRDVLTMSSGLNWDESYGNPFSVTTKAYYGTNLRALIDGLKVVEKPGVEFKYLSGNTQLLAMVLESATGKDLADYAGDKLWSKIGALHPALWSVDRKKDGIEKAYCCFNSNAPDFARIGQLVLNGGEWDGQQVVSGNYVKEATKPASYLVDKSGKPVDFYGFQWWVVNYKGVNVPYCRGILGQYIFVIPNKNAVVVRLGNKRAKKKIGPHPEDVYLYLDTAMKMLD, encoded by the coding sequence ATGAAAAAGAAACTGACAAGGGGAGTCCTTATCGCTGTACTTATCATCGGGGGTGTGTTGCTCCTGAGTCCGGAATATTTTAGGCGGGCGCTGATTTACACTACCGCTGATATTACGGATTACAAGTTGTTCGATAACCGCGTCGTCAAGACAGGGAAGCCAGAGCCTTGGGCCAAAGACGCCGCTTACAACAGTTTTAAAATTTCGGAAGAACACCGCAAAGCGATCGAGAAGTTGGATCCGGTGGCTTTTTTCGTTTTGCAAAACCAAAAAGTGCGATACGAGGAATACTGGGACGGTTACGGGCCGGAGTCCTTGTCGAATTCGTTTTCGATGGCCAAGAGTATTGTCAGCTTATTGGTCGGCATTGCTGTGGACGAAGGGAAAATTAAAAGCCTAGACCAAGCCGTAGGCGATTTCGTTCCGGCATTTGCCGAAGGCGAAAACGCTAAGCTGAAGATCCGGGATGTTTTGACTATGAGTTCGGGCCTGAATTGGGACGAAAGCTACGGAAATCCTTTCTCGGTAACCACAAAGGCCTATTACGGGACGAATCTTCGGGCTTTGATTGACGGCCTTAAAGTGGTGGAAAAGCCCGGCGTGGAATTCAAATACCTTAGCGGCAATACGCAACTGTTGGCCATGGTTTTGGAAAGCGCGACCGGAAAAGATCTTGCCGATTATGCGGGAGACAAGCTTTGGTCGAAAATAGGAGCCTTGCACCCCGCTTTGTGGAGTGTGGACCGTAAGAAGGACGGAATAGAAAAGGCTTATTGCTGTTTTAACTCTAATGCTCCGGATTTTGCCAGAATTGGCCAATTGGTACTAAATGGTGGAGAGTGGGACGGTCAGCAGGTAGTGTCTGGCAATTATGTGAAAGAAGCCACAAAACCGGCTTCTTACCTTGTGGACAAAAGTGGAAAGCCGGTTGACTTTTACGGGTTTCAATGGTGGGTCGTGAATTATAAAGGTGTGAATGTGCCTTATTGCCGAGGGATTTTGGGTCAATACATTTTTGTGATACCGAATAAGAATGCGGTAGTGGTGCGTTTGGGTAATAAACGTGCGAAAAAGAAAATCGGTCCTCATCCGGAAGACGTTTACTTGTATCTGGATACGGCGATGAAAATGCTTGACTAA
- a CDS encoding DUF3667 domain-containing protein, producing MLQTESTAEKTTFRTCANCEKTVPKANRFCPECGSENKKVPETLTKLLFEYSQEHLNWDKGVPRTIREIFTTPEKVVDGFINGARKKYTSPSKFLLLSWALVNLVLWSVIEASLDDSSLTSSQIPDGAHKDFGNAFSQYYMPFLVLTLPFIAYASKASFKTKSYTLPEHLILNTYLYGASNFASFVWTCIRLAFIPAGYSYIMVVDLLIGLVLSTFFYYRVFRSTRIFDYIKMAILYSFILTGLTLVFGICFGVYLMVNNQTGAV from the coding sequence ATGCTCCAAACCGAATCCACCGCTGAAAAAACAACGTTTAGGACCTGCGCCAACTGCGAAAAAACAGTTCCCAAAGCTAACCGCTTCTGTCCTGAATGCGGTTCGGAGAACAAAAAAGTTCCGGAAACTCTCACTAAACTTTTGTTTGAATACTCCCAAGAGCATCTAAACTGGGACAAGGGCGTTCCACGCACCATCAGGGAAATATTCACGACCCCCGAAAAAGTGGTGGATGGCTTCATTAACGGCGCCAGAAAAAAATACACCTCCCCCAGCAAGTTTTTACTGCTTAGTTGGGCATTGGTCAACCTAGTGCTTTGGTCGGTCATAGAAGCTTCCCTCGATGACTCCAGCCTTACATCTTCCCAAATACCCGACGGAGCGCATAAGGATTTCGGCAACGCTTTTTCACAATATTACATGCCCTTTTTAGTGCTAACCTTACCTTTTATCGCTTATGCTTCCAAAGCTTCCTTCAAAACCAAAAGCTATACGTTACCCGAACATTTGATTCTTAACACTTATCTCTACGGCGCCTCCAACTTCGCTTCGTTCGTTTGGACTTGCATCAGGCTCGCTTTCATACCCGCTGGCTATTCATACATTATGGTAGTCGATTTACTTATCGGATTAGTCCTTTCAACTTTTTTCTATTACAGAGTTTTCCGTTCGACAAGAATATTCGACTATATAAAAATGGCCATCCTCTACAGCTTTATACTGACTGGGCTGACCTTAGTGTTTGGCATTTGTTTCGGCGTCTACCTAATGGTGAACAACCAGACTGGCGCAGTTTAA
- a CDS encoding DsbA family oxidoreductase, protein MMKRIKLDIVADVVCPWCYIGKTRLEKAMALAKEEGFEFEISYKPFQLHPEISPEGEDFTKFMTAKFGASRLPQVTVGVAKVAKEDGLEMNFEKVTRMPNTLEAHRLMWMARPEEKEGVLADKLFEAYFKEGQDIGDRNVLLEIAELANLEETTIKGFRDSEWGYTEVYSEESLYRQSGVDAVPSYVINDQHLMQGAQSPQEFLKIFRELAGSPSDEEFYQPSDYDY, encoded by the coding sequence ATGATGAAAAGAATCAAGTTGGACATCGTAGCGGACGTGGTTTGCCCTTGGTGTTATATCGGCAAAACCCGTTTGGAAAAGGCAATGGCCTTGGCCAAAGAAGAGGGCTTCGAGTTCGAAATCTCTTACAAGCCGTTCCAACTGCATCCCGAAATCTCTCCCGAAGGCGAGGATTTCACAAAATTCATGACGGCGAAGTTTGGCGCTTCACGCCTTCCCCAAGTTACTGTCGGCGTAGCCAAAGTAGCCAAGGAAGACGGCTTGGAGATGAACTTCGAGAAAGTCACCAGAATGCCCAATACGCTCGAGGCGCACAGGCTTATGTGGATGGCTAGGCCCGAAGAAAAAGAAGGCGTACTTGCCGACAAGCTTTTCGAAGCTTACTTCAAAGAGGGTCAGGACATCGGAGACAGAAATGTCTTGTTGGAAATCGCGGAACTTGCGAATCTGGAAGAAACCACAATCAAAGGTTTCAGAGATTCCGAATGGGGCTACACCGAAGTGTACTCGGAGGAAAGCCTTTACCGCCAGTCGGGCGTTGACGCAGTTCCTTCTTACGTGATCAATGACCAGCATTTGATGCAAGGAGCGCAAAGCCCGCAAGAATTCCTTAAAATTTTCAGGGAACTGGCCGGAAGCCCTTCTGACGAAGAATTTTACCAGCCTTCGGATTACGATTATTAA
- a CDS encoding WG repeat-containing protein — translation MTTKTKFIFVFVPLLSLIFSVASADNTKKSLRMLEKGEWRKVWELSHKDLQKDSSNVGAHYALSLLFSENKFEDYNLDSSYYEIIEAINFYSLYAEDSKERERLGKIDVDSLVLDNQRKRVDSLAFESAKESDGLEDYKKFIGQHKGAIELPLAIARRNEIAFENATKSNTFLSYRRFLQEYPDADQATEAKRRYDRLLFETKTKSGKLSSYKSFLENHPSTPYRSVVEAEIFKVMVAGNNQASVEAFIKEYGLKSPVIKVAESYLYHIYREEHKGAKGFLSAYWNIPGVDSLKNVIAVDTIPYLLGRYEESDNKYWFAKPNGTPLWEKRFAGIQHRYLCDGFTDDFVMVSEGGKSHLLGRNGKEFYSGNFESATPLGYGLVSVQADSGIGAVHECGWDIVEPEYEYVGVIGKGFLLVGRDEKFGLFSATGKKLLKVEYDEIAVNGDFVLLRQQDMVAVLPLSKVIKAADKHPVNPRFVYEDAEVIGGKYVVGYQGDNENLSDSAGATLISSKDQEIFKISEYWATKSADGYRLYNSKGQPLGDSVFEDLKMNKRWLALRKGGKWATLGLGREGQLSDYRYTDVNFLSDDISLFYAADSVWAAFSDVAVKNFAGKYTFRLVKSADESVPTEYLQVKNAKKYVKVYNEFGKEILSGYYNNIDPLGPDYLIYRQKKMGLLRKDGKRLLKNVYDGIGHYTDGYVSVLLGKRFGVFNDSLKVYIKPQYSEPIAVYGGGLLVATRGGKKAIVDKANKKLTPFEYDKIEYWTDSVALVKTGELWSFYNISQKKKEGEVFQEYSLLKDSPTEKVILTSMDARNGVVSSLHGKIVADNFDTVRNIGSEEDPLYFCEKFFSEADLYIILYYNSIGERIGRQSLTEEQFEKISCE, via the coding sequence ATGACAACAAAGACCAAGTTTATATTCGTTTTCGTACCCTTGCTTTCGTTGATTTTTAGCGTCGCTAGCGCCGACAATACCAAAAAGTCGTTGCGGATGTTGGAGAAAGGCGAGTGGCGTAAAGTATGGGAACTTTCGCATAAGGATTTACAGAAGGACAGTTCCAATGTAGGCGCACATTACGCTTTGTCTTTACTTTTTTCGGAAAATAAATTCGAGGATTATAATCTGGACTCATCCTATTATGAGATAATCGAGGCGATAAATTTTTATTCTCTTTATGCCGAGGATTCGAAGGAAAGGGAGCGTTTGGGTAAAATCGATGTGGATAGTCTGGTACTGGACAATCAGCGGAAACGCGTCGACAGTCTGGCTTTTGAAAGTGCCAAAGAATCTGACGGATTAGAGGATTACAAGAAATTTATCGGTCAGCATAAAGGGGCTATTGAGTTGCCGTTGGCCATTGCCCGCCGAAATGAGATTGCCTTCGAAAACGCCACAAAAAGCAACACGTTTTTGTCTTACCGCAGATTTTTGCAGGAATATCCGGATGCGGACCAAGCGACGGAAGCCAAGCGGAGGTATGACCGGCTTTTGTTCGAAACGAAAACAAAAAGCGGGAAACTGAGCAGTTATAAGTCTTTTTTGGAAAACCATCCTTCGACCCCTTACCGCTCCGTGGTGGAGGCTGAGATTTTCAAGGTCATGGTCGCCGGCAATAATCAGGCTTCGGTAGAGGCTTTTATTAAAGAGTATGGACTGAAAAGCCCGGTTATAAAAGTTGCGGAAAGCTATCTTTATCATATTTACCGAGAGGAACACAAAGGGGCGAAGGGATTCCTTTCGGCTTATTGGAATATTCCCGGTGTCGATTCGCTGAAGAACGTGATTGCGGTGGATACGATTCCGTACTTGTTGGGACGTTATGAAGAATCCGATAACAAGTATTGGTTCGCAAAACCTAACGGAACACCGCTTTGGGAAAAGCGTTTTGCCGGAATCCAGCACCGTTATCTCTGCGACGGCTTTACGGACGATTTTGTAATGGTCAGCGAAGGCGGGAAGTCGCATCTTTTGGGTAGAAACGGAAAGGAATTTTACAGTGGAAATTTCGAGTCAGCGACACCTTTGGGGTACGGTTTGGTCTCGGTACAGGCGGATTCCGGTATTGGAGCGGTACACGAATGTGGTTGGGATATAGTCGAGCCGGAGTATGAGTATGTGGGCGTTATCGGAAAAGGATTTTTGTTGGTTGGCCGAGATGAGAAATTCGGACTTTTCAGTGCTACAGGCAAAAAATTGCTGAAAGTCGAGTATGACGAAATTGCTGTGAACGGCGATTTTGTCTTATTGCGTCAGCAAGATATGGTGGCTGTATTGCCGTTGTCAAAAGTGATCAAGGCGGCGGATAAGCATCCTGTAAATCCTCGTTTTGTGTATGAGGACGCGGAGGTGATTGGCGGAAAATATGTTGTGGGTTATCAGGGAGATAACGAGAACCTTTCGGATAGTGCCGGCGCGACTTTGATTTCATCCAAAGATCAGGAAATCTTTAAAATCTCGGAGTATTGGGCCACAAAATCAGCGGACGGTTATAGGCTTTATAACAGCAAGGGACAGCCTTTGGGCGATTCGGTTTTCGAAGACCTGAAGATGAACAAGCGTTGGCTTGCCTTGCGAAAAGGAGGTAAATGGGCAACGCTCGGTCTAGGGAGAGAAGGCCAATTAAGCGATTACCGTTACACGGACGTGAATTTCCTGAGCGATGACATTTCCTTGTTCTATGCCGCCGATTCCGTTTGGGCGGCGTTTTCCGATGTGGCGGTGAAAAACTTTGCGGGAAAATACACTTTCCGTCTAGTGAAATCTGCGGACGAATCGGTTCCGACGGAATATTTGCAAGTCAAGAACGCTAAGAAATACGTCAAGGTTTATAATGAGTTTGGAAAGGAAATCCTTTCCGGATATTATAACAATATCGATCCGCTGGGACCCGATTACTTGATTTATAGACAGAAGAAAATGGGCCTGTTGAGAAAAGATGGCAAACGACTTCTCAAAAACGTTTATGACGGAATCGGGCATTATACCGATGGTTACGTTTCCGTTTTGTTGGGCAAGCGTTTCGGTGTTTTCAACGACTCTCTTAAGGTTTACATCAAACCCCAGTATAGTGAGCCAATCGCCGTGTACGGTGGTGGTTTGTTAGTGGCCACTCGAGGGGGAAAGAAGGCGATAGTGGATAAGGCGAACAAAAAACTGACGCCTTTTGAATATGACAAAATAGAATATTGGACAGATTCCGTAGCCTTGGTTAAGACTGGCGAGCTTTGGAGTTTTTACAATATCTCGCAGAAAAAGAAAGAGGGAGAGGTTTTTCAGGAATATTCGTTGCTGAAAGACAGTCCGACCGAAAAAGTGATTTTGACATCAATGGATGCCAGAAACGGTGTCGTCAGCTCGTTGCACGGCAAAATCGTGGCGGATAATTTCGATACTGTCCGGAATATCGGATCGGAAGAGGATCCGCTTTATTTCTGCGAGAAGTTCTTCTCCGAAGCCGATCTTTATATCATTTTGTATTACAACTCGATAGGGGAGCGGATTGGGCGCCAGAGCCTGACCGAAGAGCAATTTGAGAAAATCAGTTGCGAATAG
- a CDS encoding M56 family metallopeptidase, with translation MLSFVIENIIATGLFFLFYRKVLAKEHAFRLNRYYLLVALGLSAVLPLFPWSNFLDFAPSENLKPLIVLLAENGIPQIGEGADAVSEGRSFGLSTFFVGLYGVTLLFLLVRLSGRVWMIFDLIKRYRHDVTNHGNFRVVTLNGDASTFSFLNFMFWNPKEGLDTESEKRIWNHELAHIKQRHSLDVLFVEFMCVIFWFNPFLWFFRKDIMANHEFLADSEVLKDNDWSDYADLLVRQLFNNMDYDLGNFFNKSMTLRRVRMMKDVVPIKRWKYWIVVPFILLSMVTVGCVQEMVVNDYDGKYFRDLKGEKLIVREYPIKTYKSEVVINSLKKEGLVIQRMNVDNKKGVVRLTLKKGEWLDGNLIKIDSNARRSFSEEEIIKAAQSVGANKIEKITSPQDSGQKRLEVLLKDGTKKTFRR, from the coding sequence ATGCTTTCGTTTGTTATCGAAAATATCATCGCTACGGGGCTGTTTTTCCTGTTTTACCGGAAGGTTCTGGCTAAAGAGCACGCGTTCAGGCTTAACCGTTACTATTTGCTGGTGGCGTTGGGGCTGTCCGCTGTATTGCCTCTTTTTCCATGGTCTAATTTTTTGGATTTTGCTCCTTCCGAAAACCTAAAGCCCCTGATTGTGCTTTTGGCCGAAAACGGGATTCCCCAAATAGGCGAAGGAGCGGATGCGGTGTCCGAGGGCAGGTCTTTTGGCTTGTCGACTTTTTTTGTCGGGTTGTACGGGGTGACGTTACTGTTTTTGCTCGTACGCTTGTCGGGAAGAGTCTGGATGATTTTCGATCTAATCAAACGTTATAGGCACGATGTCACCAACCACGGAAATTTCCGTGTAGTGACACTCAATGGCGATGCCTCAACGTTTTCTTTCCTGAATTTTATGTTTTGGAATCCGAAAGAAGGGCTCGATACGGAGTCCGAAAAACGGATTTGGAACCACGAGTTGGCGCATATCAAACAACGCCACAGCCTTGACGTATTGTTTGTGGAGTTTATGTGCGTCATCTTCTGGTTCAATCCTTTCCTGTGGTTTTTCAGAAAGGATATTATGGCCAATCACGAATTTTTAGCCGATAGCGAAGTCCTGAAAGACAATGATTGGTCTGATTATGCGGATCTTCTGGTTAGGCAGCTTTTCAATAATATGGATTACGACTTGGGGAATTTCTTCAACAAGTCGATGACGTTGCGCCGGGTGCGGATGATGAAAGACGTGGTGCCTATAAAGCGTTGGAAATACTGGATTGTTGTTCCGTTTATATTGCTGTCGATGGTTACGGTTGGCTGTGTACAGGAGATGGTGGTAAATGATTATGACGGTAAGTATTTCCGTGATCTGAAAGGAGAGAAGCTAATTGTAAGAGAATATCCGATAAAAACTTACAAGAGCGAAGTCGTTATCAATTCTTTGAAAAAAGAAGGGCTAGTGATCCAGCGGATGAATGTTGATAATAAAAAAGGTGTGGTAAGGCTGACGCTTAAAAAAGGCGAATGGCTTGACGGTAACCTTATCAAAATTGATTCGAACGCTAGGAGGAGCTTCTCCGAAGAGGAAATTATAAAAGCGGCCCAATCAGTTGGCGCTAATAAGATTGAAAAGATAACCTCGCCTCAGGATTCGGGTCAGAAGCGGTTGGAAGTTTTGTTGAAAGACGGAACTAAAAAAACGTTTAGGCGCTAA
- a CDS encoding BlaI/MecI/CopY family transcriptional regulator, whose amino-acid sequence MENTDNLKKLTRAEDEVMQILWKLDKGVVKDVIAEMPAPKPAYNTVSTIIRILERKGFVSHKAYGKTYEYFPLITKAEYSNFYLKSFMGSYFGGSFRKLVSFFVNENDIDSGEMQELMNYVKDKDKTPEKGNE is encoded by the coding sequence ATGGAAAATACAGATAACCTAAAAAAACTTACCCGCGCCGAGGATGAGGTAATGCAAATCCTTTGGAAGTTGGATAAGGGAGTGGTTAAGGACGTGATAGCGGAAATGCCCGCTCCTAAGCCCGCGTACAACACTGTTTCGACAATCATCAGAATTTTGGAAAGGAAGGGTTTTGTTAGCCATAAGGCATATGGCAAGACGTACGAATACTTTCCTTTGATAACAAAAGCCGAATACAGCAACTTCTACCTGAAAAGTTTCATGGGAAGTTACTTCGGCGGATCTTTCCGCAAATTGGTTTCTTTCTTCGTGAACGAAAATGACATCGATAGCGGAGAAATGCAGGAGTTGATGAATTACGTGAAGGACAAGGATAAAACGCCGGAAAAAGGAAACGAATAA